One Lycium barbarum isolate Lr01 chromosome 5, ASM1917538v2, whole genome shotgun sequence genomic window carries:
- the LOC132640358 gene encoding uncharacterized protein LOC132640358 → MRTLCPNLDNEDGLETVLEVPIPEEMFVNVHKHKSWQNMKSWIKNHSTHDKSITHADSVIGGRNAEIQLLLGVVATPLIPHPIQCNHSVKKINDHPIEASMAKYIVQQYIAAAGGEHALNSINSMYAMGKVKMLASEFTEGDGLEVNNGKVMKIKSTKNGAGEMGGFVLWQKRPDLWSIEIVVSGCKISAGSDGKVSWKQTPWHHSHASRGPARPLRRSLQGLDPRSTADMFSNSTCIGEKNVNSEDCFVLKFEAEPSTLKARSSSNVEIMRHTIWGYFSQRTGLLVQLEDTHLLRLKSPKNDVFWETTMESSIQDYRTIDGVNIAHAGKTCVSLFRFGENSEGHTRTRMEEVWTIEEVDFNIKGLSMDCFLPPSDLKKEDDQACGGVINHDITKNSRFVSKILANSPKSITAMKGAAKIVAIYEDSEDLSIL, encoded by the exons ATGAGGACGTTGTGCCCAAATTTGGATAATGAAGATGGGCTTGAAACTGTTCTTGAAGTTCCTATTCCAGAAGAAATGTTTGTGAATGTTCATAAGCATAAGTCATGGCAAAACATGAAATCTTGGATAAAAAATCATAGTACTCATGATAAATCAATTACTCATGCTGATTCTGTTATTGGTGGAAGAAATGCTGAGATTCAACTCTTACTTGGTGTTGTTGCAACTCCTTTGATTCCTCATCCTATCCAATGCAACCACTCTGTCAAAAAGATTAATGACCATCCcatt GAGGCTTCAATGGCTAAATACATAGTGCAACAATACATAGCAGCCGCGGGAGGAGAACATGCTCTGAATTCAATTAATAGTATGTACGCGATGGGGAAGGTGAAGATGTTGGCGTCTGAATTTACTGAAGGAGATGGTCTCGAAGTGAACAATGGCAAAGTTATGAAGATCAAGAGCACGAAAAATGGGGCTGGAGAAATGGGAGGATTCGTGTTGTGGCAGAAACGACCTGATCTTTGGAGCATAGAGATAGTAGTTTCAGGATGTAAAATCAGTGCTGGAAGTGATGGTAAGGTGTCTTGGAAGCAAACTCCATGGCATCACTCTCATGCATCTCGTGGCCCTGCTAGGCCTCTTCGTCGTTCCTTACAG GGTCTTGATCCAAGGTCTACTGCTGATATGTTCTCCAATTCAACTTGCATTGGCGAAAAAAATGTAAATTCTGAAGACTGCTTTGTACTAAAGTTTGAAGCAGAGCCCTCAACTCTAAAGGCAAGAAGCAGTAGCAATGTTGAAATTATGAGGCATACTATTTGGGGCTATTTCAGCCAAAGAACAGGACTTTTAGTCCAACTTGAAGACACACATCTTCTAAGACTAAAATCCCCCAAAAACGACGTCTTTTGGGAAACAACAATGGAATCATCAATCCAAGATTATCGAACAATCGATGGTGTTAACATTGCACATGCTGGAAAAACATGTGTTTCTTTATTCAGATTCGGCGAAAACTCGGAAGGACACACCAGGACTAGGATGGAAGAGGTTTGGACAATTGAAGAAGTTGATTTTAACATAAAGGGACTATCTATGGACTGTTTTTTACCACCTAGTGACTTGAAGAAAGAAGATGATCAAGCTTGTGGGGGTGTTATAAATCATGATATAACCAAAAATTCAAGGTTTGTTTCCAAGATTCTTGCCAATAGTCCTAAATCAATAACTGCTATGAAAGGAGCAGCCAAAATTGTGGCTATTTATGAAGATTCAGAAGACTTGTCAATTTTATAG